Within Myceligenerans xiligouense, the genomic segment AAGCCGTCGGAGTACACGACCCTCTCGGGCCTGGCCCTCGCCGCGGTCCTCAACGAGGTCCTTCCCGCCGGGGTGCTCGAGGTCGTCACGGGTGCCGGCGACATCGGCGACGCCCTGGTGCGCCGGCCGGAGATCGGCAAGGTCATGTTCACCGGATCCACGGCGACGGGCTCGAAGATCATCTCGGCGTCGGCGGACAACATCACCCGTCTCACGCTCGAGCTCGGCGGCAACGACGCGGGGATCGTGCTGCCCGACGTCGACCCGGCCGCGATCGCTCAGGACCTGTTCTGGGGTGCGTTCATCAATACCGGCCAGACCTGTGCCGCGCTGAAGCGCCTGTACGTGCACGACGACGTCTACGACGCCGTCGTCCAGGCCCTTGCCGAGGTCACCGCGAAGATGCCGATGGGTGTGGGCACCGACGAGGCCAATGTGCTCGGCCCGCTGCAGAACGAGATGCAGTTCGACGTCGTCGACTCTCTCGTGGAGGAGGCCAAGGCGCGGGGCGCCCGGGTCGTGCTCGGCGGCGACCCGGACCGGGACGCCATCGGGTACTTCTACCCCACCACGCTCGTCGCCGACATCGACGACGATGCGGCGCTGGTCCAGAGGGAGCAGTTCGGACCGGCCCTGCCGATCGTCCGGTTCAGCGACGTCGACGAGGCGGTCGCCGCGGCGAACGGCATCGACGCCGGCCTGGGCGCGTCCGTGTGGTCGGCGGACCGGGACGCGGCGATCGCCGTCGCGGGCCGCCTGCAGGCAGGAACCGTCTGGATCAACAGCCACGGTGGGGTGCACCCGTACGTGCCGTTCGGCGGGGCCAAGCAGTCGGGCTACGGACTCGAGTTCGGTGCGGAAGGCCTGAAGTCCGTCGCCGTCCCACAAGTGATCAGCGGCTGAGCACCCGGTGTGACCTCGGCCTCTCCGGCCACCGGCAGGGCCGTGCATCCATACCTGCCCCAAGTACGAAGGAGTACTGCAATGAATCGCATCCTCAGGGCGACGGCGGCCCTCGGCGTCGGAGCACTGGTCGTCACGTTGACGGCCTGTGTGCCGGAAGGCGAGCCCGGAACCATCCAGGGCGCACCGTCGGCGTCCGCGGACGACCTCGAGTGCGGCCTCGGCACCGGCGAGAGGGCCACCGGCGAGCCCATCAAGGTGGCCGCGGTCGCCACCACGTCGGGCGGCGTCGACTTCTCGTCGTCGCCGAACTCGGCGAAGGCCTACTTCGACTGCGTCAACGACAACGGCGGCATCAACGGCCGGCCGATCGAGTACGAGTTCGGCGACGATGCCCTGGACCCGACCAAGACCGCGCAGCTGGCCGCCGGCTACGCCTCCGACGAGTCCGTCGTCGCGTTGGTCGGCGACGCGACCTTCGTCGGCTGCGACGTCGCCAACGTCGAGTACCAGAAGGCGGGTCTGTACTCGATCACCGGCGTCGGCGTGCCGCAGGCCTGCTTCGAGTCCTCGAACATCGCGCCGGTCAACGCCGGCCCACGAACCTCGGCGCTGGCCGTGCTGCAGTACTTCGAGCGGCAGGGTCAGGCCGACACGTTCTTCGCCATCGGCCTCAACACCCGGGGCAACGGCGACTGGGCCGCCGACGGCATCGAGAAGTACACCGCGGAGGCGGGCATCGACCTGGTCGGCAACGTCCTGTCGGACCCGACGGAGAGCAACTACCTGCCGCTGGTCAGCCAGATCGAGCAGGCCGGTCCCGCGAGCCTCGTCATCGTCGACCCGGCGCCCATCACGGCGTCGATCCTCGCGGCCGCCGAGCAGCAGGACGCCAAGGGCGACATCCGGTGGGCCTGCACGGCCTCCTGCTACGACGCCCAGTTCGGCGAGCAGATCGGCGACTACTGGGAGGGCTTCGTCTCCAACTCCGAGCTCGCGCTCGTGACCTCCGACAGCAAGGACGCCAACCAGTGGCGCGCCGTCATGGACGAGTACGCGGACGCCGACGCGCCGCGCGACACGTTCAGCCAGGCCGGCTTCCTCGCCGCGAAGATCTTCGTCGACACGCTGCTGCCGCTCGACGCCGAGACCCTGGACCGCGAGACCGTCTCGGAAGCCGTGCTGGGCATCCGGGGCTACGAGTCCGACCTGCTCTGCGCCCCCTGGTACTACGGCGAGGCCGACGAGCACCACGCCAACCACGCGACGCGGATGGCCGGGATCGAGGCCGGCACCTACGTCGAGCTCGAGGGCTGCCAGGACGTCGCCGACCCCGACATGGCCGACATCCTGGAGCGGGAGCAGTCCGACGGACTGCTCACCAAGTAGGGCGGCCGCACCGTGAACCTGCTTCCCTTCGTCGTCGCCGGGCTCGTCATCGGTTCGGTCTACGCCCTGTCCGGGGTCGGCGTCCTCGTGCTGTACCGCACGACGGGCGTGCTGAACTTCGCGCACGGCGCCGTAGGCGGTGTGGCCGCCATGATCGTGTGGCAGACGGTCGAGCTGCGGATGCAGCCCTCGGTCGCGATCGCCCTGGGCATCGCGGCCGGGGCGGCCATCGCCTTCGTCTTCGGGCTGGTCGCAGGGCCATACCTGGCCCGGGTCGACCAGCTCCGCAAGGCGATGGCGACGCTCGGGCTCGCCCTCGCCCTGCTCGGCCTGATGCTGTTCCTCTGGAACGACAAGGCCCGGACGATCCGGCTGGAGTCGAGCCGCATCTCGTTCGACGTCGCCGGGGCGCGGGTCAACGTCACCCAGCTCGTCTGCCTCGGCCTCGCGCTGCTCGTCGTCGTCGGCACGCTGCTCGCGCTGCGCCACACGTCGATGGGAACGTCGATGCGGGCGCTCGCGAGCGACCGCGAACTCGCGTCGGTCGTCGGTACCGACGTGCGGCTCGTGGAGAACACGGCCTGGGCGATCTCGGGTGCGGTCGCCGGCGTCTCCGGCATCCTGCTCGCCGACCAGACTCGGCTCGAGCCCGCCTTCCTCACCTTTCTCATCATCCCGGAGCTCGCTGCCGTCGTCATCGGTCGTTTCGTCTCGCTCTGGCTCACCCTCGTCGGCGGCCTCGCCGTCGGCGTCGGTCAGTCGCTCGTCTCCGCCTGGCCGACGGTCGGCGCCTTCAGCACCGCCGTGCCGTTCGTCGTCGCGACGATCGTCATCCTCGCCGCCGCGCGGCGGCGGGTCGTCACGATAGGGGTGGTCCGCACATGAGTCAGGTCTTCCTCGCCCGGGCCGACGTCCGCGGCGCGCTCCTCGGCCTCGCGGCCGGGCTCGTCATCGCGCTGGGCCTGCCGTCCCTGCCCGGCGTTGGCGCGGGGCTCTCGCTCCGGACGCTCACGGTGTGCGCCATCTACACGCTCGCCGCCGCCGGCGTCGGTGTGCTCTACGGCCGGCTGGGCCTCGTGTCGATCATGCAGATCGGCCTGGTCGCCGTCGGCGGCTGGGCCGCACTGCGGATCTACCACGCCACGCACCTGCCGTTCGAGGTGGTCATGATCCTCGCGGCCGTGGTCACCGCGGTCGTCGGCGTGCTCGTGGGGCTGCCTGCCCTGCGCCTGTCGGGCCTGAGCCTGGCGATCGTCACCCTCATGGTCGCCGGCGCGCTGGAGGTGCTCGTCACCTACGCCGGGTTCCCCAACGGCGGCGACGGGTTCCTCGGCCGGGTGTCGGGCGGGACACTCGCGGTCATCATGCCGCGGCCCGCGCTGGGGCAGTCGGACGACGACTTCTTCCGCTACGTCGCAGTGGCCGTGGTCGTCGTCCTGGCGCTGCTGCGGTGGCTGCTCATGGCGCGGCCGGGCCGTACGTGGGCCGCGATCCGGCAGGGCGAGGCGGGCGCCGTGTCCCTGGGCGTCAACACCGTCGCCCACCGCCTGTTCGCCCTCGCGGTGACCAGCGCGGCCACCGGCGTCGCGGGCGCGCTGCTCGCCGCCAGCTCGGGGATCCTCGACCCCGCGTCGTTCAAGGCGCAGCAGTCTGTCCTGCTCTTCGCCACCGTGCTCATCGGCGGGACGTTCTCGCTCCTGGGGGCCGTGCTCGGCGGCTTGCTCTTCTACGGCCTGCCACAGCTGCTCAGCACGATCGGCCTCGACGGCAACCTCGTGTTCGTCGTCCTCGGCCTCGGGCTGGTGCAGGCGATCACGACTTCCCAGGCGGGTATCGCCGGTCAGCTGGGTGGGCTGTGGCGGCGGCTGCGACAACCACGGCGGCCACGTCGACGGGAGGTGGCGGCATGAGCCGGCTCACCCTGTCCGGGATCACCGTCCGGTACGGCGGCGTGACGCCGCTGGACGACGTCTCGCTGGCGTTCGAGTCCGGCGTCTGCGGGGTCATCGGCCCGAACGGCGCCGGCAAGACGACGACGTTCAACGTGTTGTCCGGCTTCGCGCTCCCGGTCACCGGTTCGGTCGACCTCGACGGCGACGACCTGCTGGCGGTCCCGGCGCACCGCCGGGCGCGCTGGGGCCTGCGCCGCTCGTTCCAGCAGGAGCAGGTGGTCCGCACGCTCACCGCGCGCGAGAACGTGCTGCTCGCCGCGGAACACAGCGGCTCCCCCGCCGCCGACGTCGACCGCGCGCTCGACCACGTGGGGCTCACCCGGGCGCACCGGCTGGGCGCGGAGCTGACGATGTTCGAACGGCGGCTGGTCGACATCGCGTCCTGCGTCGTCGGCTCGCCGCGGCTCGTGCTGCTCGACGAGCCCGCCGCCGGCCTCGACCCGGCCGAGTCCGAGCGGCTGCTCGGGCTGATCACGCGCATCCCGCAGGAGGTGGGCGCACTGGTGCTGCTCGTGGACCACGACATGGACCTGGTGCGTGCGGCGTGCGGCACGGTGGCGGTGCTCGACTTCGGCCGCCGTATCGCGGCCGGCCCGACGCTCGAGGTGCTCGGCTCCCCCGAGGTGCGCAAGGCGTACCTCGGCATCGACGAGGAGGTGGTGCCGGCGTGACCGCGCTGGAGATCCGCGACCTGCACGTCCGCCGCGGCGGGATCGAGGTCGTGCACGGCATCGACCTCACCGTCGCCGCGGGCGAGATCACGGCGCTGCTCGGCACGAACGGCGCCGGCAAGTCGTCGACGGTGCTGGCGGTCGCCGGGATCGCCCGGGACACCAGCGGCTCGATCACGACCGACGGCGCAGGCGTACGCGGCCTCGCCCCGAACCGGGTACGCCGCGCCGGCATCGCGACGATGCAGGAGGGGCACCGCGTCTTCGGCGACATCTCGGTCGCCGACAACCTCGCGATCGCCGCGCTGCTGCTGCCGCGTCACGAACGCGCCGAGGCCGTTGCGGAGATGCTCGACCTGTTCCCCGAGATGCACGGCTTCGCCGACCGCCCGGCGGGCTCGCTGTCCGGGGGCCAGCAGCAGATGCTCGCCCTCGCCACCGCGCTCGCCGCCCGGCCGAAGGTCCTGGTGATCGACGAGATGTCGCTCGGGCTCGCGCCGCTGGTCGTCGCGCGGCTGGTGCCGGCGCTGCGCGCGGTCGCCGAGCGGGGTGTCGGCGTGCTGCTCATCGAGCAGTTCACCAGCGTCGCCCTGGAGCTCGCCACCAGCGTCACGGTGCTGGCCCAGGGCCTGGTCACCCTGCGCGCCCCGGCCGCGGAGCTGCGGGACCACCCCGAACGCCTCAGCGCGGCGTACCGCCTCACCGAGCAATGACCGCGCCGATCAACGACCTCACCGAACAAGGACCACCGAGCAGTGACATGGACGGCGCACACGCCGCCGTCCGGAAGGAGATGACAGCCATGGCCGATTACGACGTCGTCGTCGTGGGAGCAGGAACCGCCGGGAGCGTCGTCGCGCGCCGTCTGGCGGACGCCGGCCGCAAGGTCGCGGTCCTCGAGGCGGGCGGGTCCAACCGCGACGACATGATCCAGGACGTGGGCCGGCTGGCCCAGCTCTGGCACGGCGAGCGCGACTGGGGCTATCACACGGTGCCGCAGCCCCACGCCGCCGGGCGACGGATCCACCTGCCCCGCGGGCGCGTGCTCGGCGGGTCCCACTCCCTGAACGCCGCGATCTGGGTGCGCTGCGCCCCCGAGGACTTCGACGGCTGGGCGGCCGACGGCTGCCCGGGGTGGTCCTGGGCGGACGTCGAGCCGG encodes:
- a CDS encoding aldehyde dehydrogenase family protein, producing MYTYDTLLAEVTTAGGPAREVTDPATGARIGSVPVSTVADLDGAVTRAVEAQPEWSALSDEDRRQTLLALADAVDASAEALALVLSHEQGKPLNGPNARFEVGACASWLRATAAMDLPTETVLDDESGHAVLHYRPVGTVGAITPWNWPMMIAIWQIAPSLRMGNTVVAKPSEYTTLSGLALAAVLNEVLPAGVLEVVTGAGDIGDALVRRPEIGKVMFTGSTATGSKIISASADNITRLTLELGGNDAGIVLPDVDPAAIAQDLFWGAFINTGQTCAALKRLYVHDDVYDAVVQALAEVTAKMPMGVGTDEANVLGPLQNEMQFDVVDSLVEEAKARGARVVLGGDPDRDAIGYFYPTTLVADIDDDAALVQREQFGPALPIVRFSDVDEAVAAANGIDAGLGASVWSADRDAAIAVAGRLQAGTVWINSHGGVHPYVPFGGAKQSGYGLEFGAEGLKSVAVPQVISG
- a CDS encoding ABC transporter substrate-binding protein; translated protein: MNRILRATAALGVGALVVTLTACVPEGEPGTIQGAPSASADDLECGLGTGERATGEPIKVAAVATTSGGVDFSSSPNSAKAYFDCVNDNGGINGRPIEYEFGDDALDPTKTAQLAAGYASDESVVALVGDATFVGCDVANVEYQKAGLYSITGVGVPQACFESSNIAPVNAGPRTSALAVLQYFERQGQADTFFAIGLNTRGNGDWAADGIEKYTAEAGIDLVGNVLSDPTESNYLPLVSQIEQAGPASLVIVDPAPITASILAAAEQQDAKGDIRWACTASCYDAQFGEQIGDYWEGFVSNSELALVTSDSKDANQWRAVMDEYADADAPRDTFSQAGFLAAKIFVDTLLPLDAETLDRETVSEAVLGIRGYESDLLCAPWYYGEADEHHANHATRMAGIEAGTYVELEGCQDVADPDMADILEREQSDGLLTK
- a CDS encoding branched-chain amino acid ABC transporter permease, producing MNLLPFVVAGLVIGSVYALSGVGVLVLYRTTGVLNFAHGAVGGVAAMIVWQTVELRMQPSVAIALGIAAGAAIAFVFGLVAGPYLARVDQLRKAMATLGLALALLGLMLFLWNDKARTIRLESSRISFDVAGARVNVTQLVCLGLALLVVVGTLLALRHTSMGTSMRALASDRELASVVGTDVRLVENTAWAISGAVAGVSGILLADQTRLEPAFLTFLIIPELAAVVIGRFVSLWLTLVGGLAVGVGQSLVSAWPTVGAFSTAVPFVVATIVILAAARRRVVTIGVVRT
- a CDS encoding branched-chain amino acid ABC transporter permease, which encodes MSQVFLARADVRGALLGLAAGLVIALGLPSLPGVGAGLSLRTLTVCAIYTLAAAGVGVLYGRLGLVSIMQIGLVAVGGWAALRIYHATHLPFEVVMILAAVVTAVVGVLVGLPALRLSGLSLAIVTLMVAGALEVLVTYAGFPNGGDGFLGRVSGGTLAVIMPRPALGQSDDDFFRYVAVAVVVVLALLRWLLMARPGRTWAAIRQGEAGAVSLGVNTVAHRLFALAVTSAATGVAGALLAASSGILDPASFKAQQSVLLFATVLIGGTFSLLGAVLGGLLFYGLPQLLSTIGLDGNLVFVVLGLGLVQAITTSQAGIAGQLGGLWRRLRQPRRPRRREVAA
- a CDS encoding ABC transporter ATP-binding protein; protein product: MSRLTLSGITVRYGGVTPLDDVSLAFESGVCGVIGPNGAGKTTTFNVLSGFALPVTGSVDLDGDDLLAVPAHRRARWGLRRSFQQEQVVRTLTARENVLLAAEHSGSPAADVDRALDHVGLTRAHRLGAELTMFERRLVDIASCVVGSPRLVLLDEPAAGLDPAESERLLGLITRIPQEVGALVLLVDHDMDLVRAACGTVAVLDFGRRIAAGPTLEVLGSPEVRKAYLGIDEEVVPA
- a CDS encoding ABC transporter ATP-binding protein, with product MTALEIRDLHVRRGGIEVVHGIDLTVAAGEITALLGTNGAGKSSTVLAVAGIARDTSGSITTDGAGVRGLAPNRVRRAGIATMQEGHRVFGDISVADNLAIAALLLPRHERAEAVAEMLDLFPEMHGFADRPAGSLSGGQQQMLALATALAARPKVLVIDEMSLGLAPLVVARLVPALRAVAERGVGVLLIEQFTSVALELATSVTVLAQGLVTLRAPAAELRDHPERLSAAYRLTEQ